Proteins from one Gimesia maris genomic window:
- a CDS encoding nucleoside permease has product MSSQQSPVVIGIRLSIMMFLEFFVWGAWYVTVGNYMGANGMGDAIYWAYTVGPIAAILSPFILGMVADRFFSSERVLAVLMIIGGVALYIAPSVVGEGGAGSKTFILLLLLHMLCYMPTLGLTNTIAFSHLKNQEVWFPLVRVFGTFGWIGANILVSKVMKADMTSQPLLVAGGAGVLMGIYSLTLPHTPPPSKGKAISVRDILGLDSLALLKDRSFLVFMVSSLLICIPLAAYYAYAPVFVADAGISEPAFQMSFGQMSEVLFMILMPFFFKFLGVKRMLLFGMFAWVARYALFAAGAGEGAVDIGANSVYWMIIFGIVLHGICYDFFFVTGQIYVDQKAGPDIRAQAQGFLVFATQGIGMLVGAQISGILINRIVVGEGAAKLENWKEFWIIPTVAAFVIMVVFLILFKDDPKKEITEEDVAKAAGTEEMV; this is encoded by the coding sequence ATGTCATCACAGCAATCGCCAGTCGTTATTGGTATTCGACTTTCCATCATGATGTTTCTCGAGTTCTTCGTGTGGGGAGCCTGGTATGTAACCGTGGGCAACTACATGGGGGCTAACGGGATGGGTGATGCCATTTACTGGGCGTATACCGTAGGTCCGATTGCCGCAATTCTTTCTCCCTTTATTCTGGGGATGGTCGCTGACCGATTCTTTTCTTCAGAGCGGGTTCTGGCAGTCCTCATGATCATTGGAGGGGTTGCACTTTATATCGCGCCCAGTGTGGTGGGTGAAGGAGGGGCGGGTAGCAAAACATTTATCTTACTATTACTGCTGCATATGCTTTGTTATATGCCTACATTGGGGCTGACCAACACCATTGCATTTTCTCATCTGAAAAATCAGGAGGTCTGGTTTCCGCTGGTACGTGTATTTGGAACGTTCGGCTGGATTGGTGCGAATATTCTTGTAAGTAAAGTAATGAAGGCCGACATGACCTCCCAGCCACTATTAGTGGCTGGTGGCGCGGGTGTGCTCATGGGGATTTACAGCTTAACACTGCCTCATACTCCCCCGCCTTCCAAGGGAAAGGCGATTTCTGTTCGAGATATACTGGGGCTGGATTCTCTCGCTCTGTTAAAAGATCGTTCCTTCCTCGTATTCATGGTAAGTTCATTACTCATCTGTATTCCGCTGGCCGCTTATTATGCCTATGCCCCTGTTTTTGTAGCAGACGCTGGTATTTCTGAACCGGCCTTTCAGATGTCGTTCGGTCAGATGTCCGAAGTATTGTTTATGATTTTGATGCCGTTCTTTTTTAAATTTCTCGGCGTCAAACGCATGCTGCTGTTTGGTATGTTTGCCTGGGTGGCCCGTTATGCTTTGTTTGCAGCAGGAGCCGGTGAAGGTGCAGTTGATATTGGGGCCAACAGTGTTTATTGGATGATCATTTTCGGGATTGTTCTGCACGGAATCTGCTATGACTTCTTCTTTGTCACTGGCCAGATTTATGTAGATCAGAAAGCGGGGCCTGACATCCGCGCTCAGGCTCAGGGCTTTCTGGTATTTGCAACGCAAGGGATCGGGATGCTGGTTGGTGCCCAGATCAGCGGTATTTTAATCAACCGGATTGTGGTTGGAGAAGGAGCCGCCAAGCTGGAGAACTGGAAAGAATTCTGGATTATCCCCACCGTAGCCGCATTCGTGATTATGGTGGTCTTCCTCATCCTGTTTAAAGACGATCCTAAAAAGGAAATCACTGAAGAAGATGTTGCCAAGGCGGCAGGGACTGAAGAGATGGTTTAA
- a CDS encoding OmpH family outer membrane protein yields the protein MKKFIASVTCVAIAGCFACFTETVSAQGAAPAAGGTPVVHKVGLIDMAHVFKNYEKFTALREELKEEIQQSDSKAKAMAEQIQAVQKEMQDFKQGSPEYLAREKQLAQAASDFEAFRKVAQRDFLRKESRIYHTIYMEVTDTVKKYAKIYNYTLIMRFNRESLDTDDPKKLIQGMNRQVVFHRADDDITLSVLDYLNRSYKPKGTATGPKTSTQR from the coding sequence GTGAAAAAATTTATTGCTTCAGTTACATGTGTTGCCATCGCGGGTTGTTTTGCCTGTTTCACTGAAACAGTGTCAGCACAGGGTGCCGCACCTGCCGCAGGGGGAACCCCTGTGGTACACAAAGTGGGCCTGATTGATATGGCTCATGTGTTCAAGAACTACGAGAAATTTACAGCGCTGCGTGAAGAGCTGAAAGAAGAAATTCAGCAGAGTGATTCCAAAGCCAAAGCCATGGCGGAACAGATTCAGGCTGTTCAGAAAGAGATGCAGGACTTCAAACAGGGGAGCCCTGAGTATCTGGCACGCGAAAAACAGCTGGCCCAGGCTGCTTCCGATTTCGAAGCATTCCGCAAAGTGGCGCAGCGCGACTTTCTGCGAAAGGAATCACGGATCTATCACACCATCTACATGGAAGTGACAGACACCGTCAAGAAGTATGCCAAGATCTACAACTACACTTTGATCATGCGTTTTAACCGGGAAAGCCTGGATACGGATGATCCCAAGAAGCTGATCCAGGGCATGAATCGCCAGGTGGTATTCCACCGTGCCGACGATGACATCACACTGTCTGTTCTGGATTACCTGAACCGCAGCTATAAGCCTAAAGGGACCGCTACTGGCCCTAAAACCAGCACTCAGCGTTAA
- the lpxC gene encoding UDP-3-O-acyl-N-acetylglucosamine deacetylase: MRTRNQRTLARSLQCSGVGIFTNSDVKIRFCPAPENHGIQFVRTDLAGSKPIPAIIENAVFKQRRTAIEFKGVSVEMIEHVMAALAGLQIDNCRVEINAPEAPCFDGSSRELSEELLEAGIVEQPFQRKLIRVEQPVTVEDESGSFIQAKPLNRSVMAIGYYLNYGDDSPVSPQCLTLEINPETWMSQLAFSRTFVLEQEVEAMQALGFGQKLSARDLLVLGAEGPIDNELRTLDECVRHKILDCLGDFALIGCDLQGYFCAHQSGHALNRELIKQIKATHVSARSDSTWKVA; the protein is encoded by the coding sequence ATGCGAACTCGTAACCAGAGAACGCTGGCCAGATCATTACAGTGTTCCGGGGTGGGAATTTTTACGAACAGCGATGTGAAAATTCGCTTCTGTCCTGCCCCTGAAAATCATGGGATTCAGTTTGTACGAACTGATCTGGCTGGTTCAAAGCCGATCCCCGCAATTATTGAAAATGCCGTCTTTAAGCAGAGACGAACTGCCATCGAATTTAAGGGTGTCTCGGTCGAAATGATCGAGCATGTGATGGCGGCGTTAGCGGGGCTGCAGATTGATAATTGTCGCGTTGAAATCAATGCACCGGAAGCGCCCTGTTTTGATGGTTCCTCACGGGAGCTTTCAGAAGAACTGCTGGAAGCGGGCATTGTCGAGCAGCCTTTTCAACGAAAACTGATCCGGGTTGAACAGCCGGTGACAGTCGAGGATGAATCGGGAAGTTTTATTCAGGCCAAGCCATTAAACCGTTCTGTAATGGCAATTGGATATTATCTGAATTACGGAGACGATTCTCCCGTGTCTCCCCAGTGTCTGACACTGGAAATCAATCCTGAAACCTGGATGAGTCAACTCGCCTTTTCTCGAACATTTGTTCTGGAGCAGGAAGTGGAAGCCATGCAGGCGCTGGGGTTTGGTCAGAAACTGTCTGCCAGAGACCTGCTGGTACTGGGAGCAGAGGGCCCGATTGATAATGAATTACGAACCTTAGACGAATGCGTGCGTCACAAAATTCTGGACTGCCTGGGCGACTTTGCGTTAATTGGTTGTGATCTGCAGGGGTATTTCTGTGCTCATCAGTCCGGACACGCTTTAAACCGCGAGTTAATCAAACAAATAAAAGCAACACATGTATCTGCCCGGTCTGACAGTACCTGGAAGGTTGCCTGA
- the lpxA gene encoding acyl-ACP--UDP-N-acetylglucosamine O-acyltransferase: MPTKISNLSYVDPQAEIGEDVTIGPFCYIGPHVTIGNGTVLDSHVSITGHTTVGERNRFFPTAVIGSEPQDAGYTGAPTTVVIGDDNLFREGCTIHRGAEKEDHCTRIGNRNTFLCNAHVAHNCRIFNDVTLVNGVLLGGHVHVHDRAIVSGNTVVHQFCTIGTLAFISGSARTTTDVPPYMICTGSDDFRVRTVNLVGMLRAGISESSVAVIRRAHRLFYRKNKKLEEVREIFSQELEGVIPMALQTLFDHFQGIQGSKAGRGREAAARSAKFNSETNNQETTRRAA, translated from the coding sequence ATGCCGACAAAAATTTCAAATCTATCCTATGTCGATCCCCAGGCTGAAATCGGGGAAGATGTTACTATCGGGCCTTTCTGTTATATCGGACCACATGTCACCATTGGAAATGGGACGGTACTGGACAGTCATGTTTCCATTACGGGTCATACCACAGTTGGTGAACGCAATCGATTTTTCCCGACAGCAGTAATCGGCAGCGAACCTCAGGACGCTGGATACACCGGAGCTCCTACAACTGTTGTGATTGGAGACGACAACCTGTTTCGTGAAGGTTGTACCATTCATCGTGGAGCCGAAAAAGAAGATCACTGTACCCGCATCGGAAATCGAAACACCTTTCTCTGCAACGCACATGTGGCACACAACTGCCGTATTTTTAACGATGTCACACTGGTCAATGGAGTTTTACTGGGCGGTCATGTCCACGTCCATGACCGGGCCATTGTGTCGGGTAATACAGTCGTGCATCAGTTCTGTACGATCGGGACCCTGGCTTTTATCAGTGGATCTGCCCGTACTACAACTGATGTGCCCCCTTACATGATCTGTACCGGATCCGATGATTTTCGCGTGAGAACCGTGAACCTGGTCGGCATGCTACGTGCAGGGATTTCAGAGAGTTCGGTTGCCGTCATTCGTCGGGCACACCGACTGTTTTATCGTAAGAATAAAAAACTGGAAGAAGTCCGCGAGATTTTCAGTCAGGAACTGGAAGGAGTGATTCCGATGGCTTTACAAACCCTGTTTGATCACTTTCAGGGAATTCAAGGCAGTAAAGCAGGGCGGGGTCGTGAAGCAGCCGCTCGAAGTGCAAAATTCAACTCGGAAACAAATAATCAGGAAACAACACGGAGAGCAGCATGA
- a CDS encoding Gfo/Idh/MocA family protein — translation MSSLNVAVVGVGALGRHHARILAGLEGVNLCAVADTNPVQGQAIAEQHGSRWVADYRELYEGVDAVSLAVPTHAHLAIASEFLSRQIPVLVEKPIACNLKEAEELVRIAEAHRTLLQVGHVERFNPATQAAFDRCPNPRFIRSERVSPYTFRSTDIGVIHDLLIHDIDLVLSVVKSAVKSVEAFGVSVMGEHEDAVQARLRFQNGCIADLTASRISPSAKRAMQLWGAAGCVSVDFTSREVTAYRPSETLLYGTPPLERARKAGANLEALKQDVFGTFLKVETPEVSAADALTAELASFVEAIQTGSAPLVGGIQALQAMQVAEQVLAAVNEHEWDGSQQGAVGPFIQFPTEERRLAG, via the coding sequence ATGAGTTCATTGAATGTAGCCGTTGTCGGAGTCGGTGCGCTGGGACGTCATCACGCACGAATTCTGGCAGGCCTGGAAGGCGTCAATCTGTGTGCGGTCGCTGATACCAATCCGGTGCAGGGACAGGCCATTGCAGAGCAGCATGGCAGTCGCTGGGTTGCTGATTACCGGGAACTCTATGAGGGGGTGGATGCCGTTTCTCTGGCAGTCCCCACACACGCGCATCTGGCGATTGCCAGTGAATTCCTGTCACGACAGATTCCGGTTCTGGTTGAAAAGCCGATTGCCTGTAATCTGAAAGAAGCAGAAGAACTGGTGCGAATTGCCGAAGCTCACAGAACATTACTGCAGGTCGGTCATGTGGAACGCTTTAATCCCGCGACACAGGCTGCCTTTGATCGCTGTCCGAATCCGCGATTCATTCGCAGTGAACGGGTCAGCCCATATACCTTCCGCTCAACAGACATAGGCGTGATTCACGATCTGCTGATTCACGATATCGACCTGGTACTCTCCGTTGTGAAATCGGCTGTTAAAAGTGTGGAAGCGTTTGGGGTCTCTGTCATGGGCGAACATGAAGACGCCGTGCAGGCACGTTTGCGATTTCAGAATGGCTGTATTGCGGATCTGACTGCAAGCCGGATCTCGCCTTCAGCGAAGCGGGCGATGCAACTCTGGGGCGCTGCCGGGTGTGTCAGCGTTGATTTTACCAGTCGTGAAGTCACCGCCTATCGTCCTTCCGAAACGTTATTATATGGAACACCTCCCCTCGAGCGGGCCCGGAAAGCAGGTGCCAACCTGGAAGCATTAAAGCAGGATGTATTCGGAACGTTTCTGAAAGTGGAGACCCCCGAAGTTTCAGCAGCCGATGCTTTGACGGCGGAACTGGCCAGTTTTGTCGAAGCGATTCAGACCGGCTCGGCACCGCTGGTGGGTGGCATTCAGGCTCTGCAGGCAATGCAGGTTGCAGAGCAGGTGCTGGCAGCAGTGAATGAGCACGAATGGGATGGAAGTCAGCAGGGCGCTGTCGGGCCGTTCATCCAGTTCCCAACAGAAGAACGCCGACTGGCCGGTTAA
- the bcp gene encoding thioredoxin-dependent thiol peroxidase, translating into MATEGKVPEAGKRAPAFNLPAYPEGKVRLSQFKGEKNVLLYFYPKDNTPGCTTESCDFRDRVAKFKRNDTVILGISPDSVASHEKFATKFELPFTLLSDENHEIAEKYGVWVEKMNYGKKYMGIQRSTFLIDKEGKIAAAWPKVKVNGHAEEVTAALKDLK; encoded by the coding sequence ATGGCTACTGAAGGCAAAGTACCAGAAGCTGGTAAGCGTGCTCCTGCTTTTAATCTCCCCGCATACCCGGAAGGGAAAGTGCGTCTGAGTCAGTTCAAAGGAGAAAAAAATGTTCTCCTCTACTTTTATCCCAAAGACAACACACCGGGCTGCACAACCGAATCCTGTGATTTTCGGGATCGCGTCGCCAAATTCAAACGCAACGATACCGTCATTTTAGGTATCAGCCCTGACTCGGTCGCTTCTCACGAAAAGTTTGCCACCAAGTTCGAACTCCCCTTCACCCTGCTCTCCGATGAAAACCATGAGATTGCAGAGAAGTACGGAGTGTGGGTGGAAAAGATGAATTATGGCAAGAAGTACATGGGCATTCAGCGATCTACATTCCTGATCGACAAGGAAGGCAAGATCGCAGCAGCCTGGCCTAAGGTGAAAGTCAACGGACACGCCGAAGAAGTCACCGCCGCCCTCAAAGACCTGAAATAA
- a CDS encoding endo-1,4-beta-xylanase: protein MGNLRFLIAPSQVPDDWSDLHRAYLNAVDGRVFPTRVEVDGNILTFRRQTSQSCKLNIVWNITDFGRPVVRTASLPEREEPYVLMLELARGKISTLKDQLSVWQIAGLNIPAELIRLHDEAFAAFAQAAVIQDKLEECSELAGVALQKAHAAAEMLVQIYARQRLTILHQRSQTMKLPVSLGCNLGEFIPNASEGKQICQAFDAANIDLVNWKLIEKYEGDQNWDLCDQQVEWCEKKHLLIRGGCLLDFAPHGLPDWLESWKLDMVNFQSIISHFIETAITRYTGSIRTWTLVSAMNTGGVFGLNEETRLTLTARAIEIAKQTDDSIQCYIRVEQPWGDYLSKGQHQLSPMQFVDAIDRLGVGLSGIDLELRIGYYPNGSHHHDLLDISKLIDKWSVLNLPLHITLAFPSDDVAVDEKNPSMSKVQTHQWKTDWSEAAQAEWVDLYLPLLLAKPSVTGVYWSRFRDQDARRFPHSGLINPQGQPKPALDTITKYHKQYWRS, encoded by the coding sequence ATGGGCAACCTGCGTTTTTTAATTGCACCTTCTCAAGTACCTGATGACTGGTCTGATCTTCATCGCGCTTATCTGAATGCTGTCGATGGTCGTGTGTTTCCTACGCGAGTTGAAGTAGACGGGAATATCCTTACTTTCCGGAGGCAGACTTCCCAAAGTTGTAAACTCAACATTGTCTGGAATATTACGGACTTTGGTCGTCCTGTCGTCAGAACCGCATCGCTTCCTGAACGCGAAGAACCTTATGTCCTGATGCTTGAACTGGCGCGGGGAAAAATCTCGACGCTCAAAGACCAGCTCAGTGTCTGGCAGATTGCCGGCCTCAATATACCGGCAGAGTTAATCAGGTTACACGACGAAGCCTTCGCTGCTTTTGCACAGGCAGCAGTGATTCAGGATAAGCTTGAGGAATGCTCGGAACTGGCAGGAGTTGCATTGCAGAAAGCACATGCAGCGGCTGAAATGCTGGTTCAGATTTATGCCCGTCAGCGGCTGACAATTCTGCACCAGCGCTCGCAGACCATGAAGCTCCCGGTCTCGCTGGGCTGCAACCTGGGAGAGTTCATCCCCAATGCCAGTGAAGGCAAGCAGATCTGCCAGGCTTTTGATGCCGCTAATATTGATCTGGTCAACTGGAAACTGATCGAAAAATACGAGGGAGACCAGAACTGGGATCTGTGCGATCAGCAGGTAGAGTGGTGTGAAAAAAAACATCTGCTGATCCGGGGAGGCTGCCTGCTGGACTTTGCACCGCACGGCTTGCCTGACTGGCTGGAATCCTGGAAACTGGACATGGTCAACTTCCAGAGCATCATCTCACATTTCATCGAAACCGCGATCACCCGCTACACCGGCAGCATTCGTACCTGGACGCTGGTATCCGCAATGAATACGGGCGGCGTATTTGGGCTGAATGAAGAGACTCGTCTGACACTGACTGCCCGTGCCATTGAAATCGCCAAACAGACCGATGACTCCATCCAATGCTACATTCGCGTTGAACAACCCTGGGGAGATTATCTATCGAAGGGGCAACACCAGTTATCGCCGATGCAGTTTGTAGACGCGATAGACCGCCTGGGAGTAGGACTTTCCGGCATTGATCTGGAACTGCGGATCGGCTACTACCCCAACGGTTCCCATCATCATGACCTGCTGGATATCTCCAAGTTGATCGATAAGTGGAGCGTGTTAAACCTGCCGTTACACATCACACTCGCATTCCCCAGTGATGATGTTGCCGTGGACGAGAAAAACCCCTCCATGTCCAAGGTCCAGACCCACCAGTGGAAGACCGACTGGAGCGAAGCAGCCCAGGCCGAATGGGTCGATCTCTACCTCCCACTGCTGCTGGCCAAACCCTCTGTCACCGGTGTGTACTGGTCACGTTTTCGAGATCAGGATGCGAGACGCTTTCCGCATTCCGGCCTGATTAATCCCCAGGGACAGCCCAAACCTGCTTTGGATACGATTACGAAATACCACAAACAGTACTGGCGTTCGTAA
- a CDS encoding phosphoribosylaminoimidazolesuccinocarboxamide synthase encodes MASAAFTESTLSGIPVKRGKVRDVYDFGDRLLFVATDRISAFDWILTPGIPDKGRVLTQISRFWFERFTGISNHLLSMNPSDLPLPADADLEALRGRCMVVRKTEVVPFECVVRGYLSGSGWKDYLANGAVCGIELPAGMQQSDQLPEPLFTPATKAETGHDENVSFQTMRDAIGGELADRLRELSIQIYQQGSEYARQKGIILADTKFEFGLLNGEPILIDEVLTPDSSRFWPADLYQPGGAQPSLDKQFVRDWLETTTWDKNSTPPVLPDEIVMKTREKYFEAFQMLTGQACTW; translated from the coding sequence ATGGCGTCAGCAGCTTTTACTGAAAGCACGCTTTCCGGCATTCCCGTAAAACGGGGAAAAGTCCGTGATGTATATGATTTTGGGGATCGATTGCTGTTCGTGGCGACAGACCGCATCAGTGCATTTGACTGGATTCTGACTCCCGGAATTCCAGATAAAGGTCGAGTCCTGACGCAGATCAGCCGCTTCTGGTTTGAACGGTTTACGGGAATCTCCAATCATCTGCTGAGTATGAATCCCTCCGACTTGCCTCTCCCCGCTGATGCCGATCTGGAAGCGTTGCGCGGACGCTGTATGGTGGTTAGAAAAACGGAAGTCGTTCCCTTTGAATGCGTCGTCCGCGGTTATCTTTCCGGTTCCGGCTGGAAAGATTATCTGGCAAATGGCGCCGTCTGTGGTATCGAACTGCCGGCAGGAATGCAGCAGAGTGATCAGTTGCCCGAGCCTCTCTTTACACCAGCCACAAAAGCTGAGACCGGCCATGATGAGAATGTCTCTTTTCAGACCATGCGGGATGCGATTGGCGGTGAACTGGCAGACCGCCTGCGCGAGTTGAGTATTCAGATTTATCAACAGGGTTCAGAATATGCGCGCCAGAAAGGGATCATTCTGGCGGATACCAAGTTCGAATTTGGGCTGCTGAATGGAGAACCGATTCTGATCGATGAAGTCCTGACCCCCGACAGTTCCCGCTTCTGGCCTGCAGACCTGTATCAACCGGGGGGCGCTCAACCTTCGCTGGACAAACAGTTTGTACGCGACTGGCTGGAAACCACGACCTGGGACAAAAACAGCACCCCTCCCGTACTGCCCGATGAAATCGTGATGAAAACCCGCGAAAAGTACTTCGAAGCATTTCAAATGCTGACCGGCCAGGCATGCACCTGGTAA
- a CDS encoding alpha/beta hydrolase produces the protein MTVRLFPEFDSVSRHSTGRLFQCRIVFALILCFLGLDFFPFPAAQAGEVELEHGTIIRGSLVPILGLTDALASKLEGDVPIQESARTFDGAPIYLVDDGMVRYFVPRRQVVRKNQDQELSRLETFKLPQKVTGRNQMLKTVGSYIDVTDFDKFGRRTVTLNTSKGNLALLQGVTEITPHHLKLTGLKQQWDLGLRTTSIKEDVLDAMLNEAIDHLNPNERIAVARFYIQAGLYLPAGEAFDAIERDFPEYKEKIATYVSELRTLHSQQLLNELNQRRRAGQHRLAQNAIMKFPTNNVAQSILRQIREVQDDYNKQQEQIDKARIRLGELEAEIKDPATRNLLQAYRREVMTQLNFETINRLGAFLNLENDDSLTAQEKLALAYSGWIVGAANVVTDLNTALNLWTARAQVLEYLRTENEQLSDQMLETLSKLEGVSAAVVKQMIPLLPPILDAPVRDITNSFPVHVTDPKAEVPVSYSVLLPIEYDPHHTYPMIVALRPSTLDANSVLDWWGKYKNGPGQSQRRGYIVIAPEYLSKDQVNYEDNVTAHYAVIESIRDARKRFNVDSDRVFLSGHGTGADAAFDIGMSHPDLFAGVMPIAGKTSAFNLHYWQNAKDLPFYIVGGELDRDTLEHNSLVINRMMRYGYDIIYAEYKGRGYESYYEEIHNLFNWMELHQRLKYPKDIEEKILRPIDNRFYWVRTEDLPAKSMQPVTFNSNQRIRARPVELKVNIKIGNVIYVRSGGKINTLWLNPELVDFDKRLEVRIDGQRKFNDFLRPDMKAMLDDFKNRGDRQKLFDARLDFF, from the coding sequence ATGACTGTACGACTATTTCCTGAATTCGATTCTGTTTCCCGACACAGTACTGGTCGATTGTTTCAATGCCGAATTGTGTTTGCGCTGATACTCTGTTTCCTCGGTCTGGATTTTTTCCCGTTCCCTGCTGCTCAAGCGGGAGAAGTGGAGCTGGAGCATGGCACAATTATCAGAGGCTCGCTCGTTCCCATTTTAGGCCTGACTGATGCGCTGGCTTCTAAACTTGAGGGCGACGTCCCCATTCAGGAATCGGCACGCACATTCGATGGAGCGCCGATCTATCTGGTCGATGACGGGATGGTGCGATACTTTGTACCCCGCAGACAAGTGGTACGAAAGAATCAGGATCAGGAGTTGTCTCGACTGGAAACCTTCAAGCTGCCACAGAAGGTGACAGGCCGGAACCAGATGCTGAAAACAGTCGGTTCTTATATTGATGTGACCGACTTCGATAAATTTGGTCGACGGACCGTGACCCTGAATACAAGTAAAGGCAATCTGGCTTTACTGCAGGGAGTTACCGAGATCACTCCGCATCACCTCAAGCTGACAGGGCTCAAGCAGCAATGGGATCTGGGGCTGCGTACGACTTCGATCAAGGAAGACGTTCTGGATGCCATGTTGAACGAGGCCATCGATCATCTGAACCCGAATGAGCGCATCGCCGTGGCCCGGTTTTATATTCAGGCCGGCCTCTATCTGCCCGCCGGTGAAGCATTCGATGCGATCGAACGTGATTTTCCCGAGTACAAAGAAAAAATTGCGACGTATGTTTCTGAGCTGCGCACACTGCACAGTCAACAGTTGCTGAATGAACTGAACCAGCGTCGCAGGGCAGGTCAGCATCGCCTGGCGCAAAACGCCATCATGAAATTCCCAACCAATAATGTGGCGCAATCCATTCTCCGTCAGATCCGAGAAGTGCAGGATGATTACAACAAACAGCAGGAACAGATCGACAAAGCCCGCATTCGACTGGGTGAGCTCGAAGCAGAGATTAAAGATCCCGCAACGCGAAATCTGCTGCAGGCTTATCGTCGTGAGGTGATGACGCAACTCAATTTCGAAACAATCAACCGTCTGGGGGCATTCCTCAATCTCGAAAATGACGATTCACTGACCGCACAGGAAAAACTGGCTTTGGCTTATTCAGGCTGGATTGTCGGTGCAGCAAATGTAGTGACCGATTTGAATACCGCCTTAAACCTGTGGACGGCACGGGCACAGGTGCTGGAATACCTGAGGACCGAGAATGAACAGTTGAGCGATCAGATGCTCGAAACGCTGAGTAAGCTGGAAGGTGTCTCTGCAGCGGTGGTCAAACAGATGATTCCACTCCTGCCACCCATTCTGGATGCGCCGGTGCGGGATATTACAAATTCTTTCCCTGTCCACGTCACAGATCCGAAAGCTGAGGTGCCCGTATCCTATTCCGTTTTGTTACCCATTGAATATGATCCGCATCATACATACCCGATGATAGTCGCATTGCGGCCTTCTACTCTGGATGCAAACTCTGTATTGGACTGGTGGGGAAAGTATAAGAATGGTCCCGGTCAGTCACAACGCCGCGGTTACATCGTCATTGCCCCGGAATATCTGTCGAAAGATCAGGTAAATTATGAGGACAATGTCACCGCACACTATGCAGTGATTGAATCGATTCGTGATGCACGCAAGCGATTCAATGTGGATTCCGATCGTGTGTTTCTCTCGGGACACGGAACCGGCGCCGATGCCGCCTTTGATATCGGAATGTCACATCCGGACCTGTTTGCGGGTGTGATGCCGATCGCCGGCAAAACGAGTGCCTTCAACCTGCACTACTGGCAAAATGCCAAAGATTTGCCTTTCTATATTGTGGGAGGCGAACTGGACCGGGATACGCTGGAGCATAACTCGCTGGTAATCAATCGCATGATGCGTTATGGCTATGACATCATTTATGCCGAGTACAAAGGCCGCGGCTATGAAAGTTACTACGAAGAAATTCATAATCTGTTTAACTGGATGGAACTGCACCAGCGGCTGAAATACCCTAAGGATATCGAAGAAAAAATCCTGCGTCCCATTGATAACCGGTTTTACTGGGTTCGCACTGAAGACCTGCCCGCGAAAAGTATGCAGCCTGTTACCTTTAACAGCAATCAGCGTATCCGTGCCCGTCCGGTGGAACTGAAGGTCAATATTAAGATTGGCAATGTGATTTATGTCAGGTCCGGCGGGAAGATCAATACGCTCTGGCTCAATCCGGAACTGGTCGATTTTGATAAACGCCTGGAAGTGCGGATCGACGGGCAGCGGAAGTTCAATGACTTCCTGCGACCCGATATGAAAGCCATGCTGGATGATTTCAAAAATCGAGGGGACCGCCAGAAACTGTTTGACGCCCGACTCGATTTCTTTTAA